A window of Nicotiana tabacum cultivar K326 chromosome 24, ASM71507v2, whole genome shotgun sequence contains these coding sequences:
- the LOC107788924 gene encoding U-box domain-containing protein 18-like, which translates to MINKSNEFTRRILNFPAIRPSETVSFSSLVTSLIQLGQTICEYKSRTSFTNKKNARNSIRLVENILIVLKEIPNGVSRFAESSILSLSEIHFIFQKFQFLLEDCTREDTRIWILAKSEVVSSQFQMLARAIAVALDVLLLEEMDVCLEVKEVVEFVRNQAVKLRFEVEVDDRRMRVNVLKILDQLEAGMVPESSDLKRVLDYLGIKRWGECNREVKFLDTEIGLEGNTMEKRDMGLLSSLMGFMIYCRGTLFEVLDNATTRQNDGGNNNGDQIIRFLNFDDLRCPITLEIMSDPVTIASGHTYDRSSILKWFRAGNSTCPKTGERLMSIDLVPNLALKLLIKQHCSMNGIPFVETGRRNRDNIKLVATSSVTTEQVMKLLASFLVGRLIAGSMEQKNKAAFEIRLLTKTSIFNRSCLVEAGATPPLLNLVTSRDSSYQENAMAALLNLAKNSTSKRILVENGGLFLIFDVLKKGLKMEARQHAAGTLFYLTSVEEYRKMIGENPQAIPSLLELLRNGADRGKKNALVTIFGLLMRPENHWRVIAAGLVPLLVNLLKSFEREDLITDSLAVLSSLCERLDGAMAVLYAGALPIIIDVLNSCNSRTAKEHCVSLLLALCINGGADAVPVLVKNSSLMGPLYSLLAEGTSKASKKASTLIRMLHQYNEKTTSGLITPVFIEDQFINVW; encoded by the coding sequence ATGATCAACAAGTCTAACGAATTCACTCGCCGGATTTTGAATTTTCCGGCTATTCGTCCTAGTGAAACAGTGTCTTTCTCTAGCCTCGTTACTTCTTTGATCCAATTAGGCCAAACAATATGTGAATACAAGTCAAGAACTTCCTTTACCAATAAGAAGAATGCTAGAAACTCAATTCGTTTGGTTGAGAATATTCTCATTGTTCTCAAAGAAATCCCAAATGGGGTTTCAAGATTTGCAGAATCCAGCATTTTGAGCTTATCAGAGATCCATTTTATCTTCCAAAAGTTTCAGTTCTTGTTAGAAGATTGTACCAGAGAAGATACCAGGATATGGATTTTAGCCAAATCCGAGGTTGTCTCAAGCCAGTTTCAAATGCTGGCAAGAGCTATTGCAGTGGCATTAGATGTTCTTCTTTTGGAGGAAATGGATGTTTGTTTGGAAGTTAAAGAAGTTGTGGAGTTTGTGAGAAATCAAGCTGTTAAGTTGAGGTTTGAAGTGGAAGTGGATGATAGGAGAATgcgagtgaatgttttgaagaTTTTGGATCAACTTGAAGCTGGAATGGTTCCAGAATCAAGTGACCTGAAAAGGGTtcttgattatttgggaattaaACGTTGGGGTGAGTGCAATAGGGAAGTTAAGTTCTTGGATACTGAGATTGGCTTAGAGGGAAATACAATGGAGAAGAGAGATATGGGGCTTCTCAGTAGCTTAATGGGGTTCATGATTTACTGCAGGGGAACTCTGTTTGAAGTTTTGGATAATGCAACCACTAGACAAAATGATGGAGGTAACAATAATGGTGATCAGATCATCAGattcttgaattttgatgatttaagGTGTCCAATTACTCTGGAAATCATGAGTGATCCAGTGACAATAGCCTCAGGTCACACGTATGATCGGTCGTCTATTCTGAAATGGTTTAGAGCTGGAAATTCCACTTGTCCAAAGACTGGTGAGAGGCTAATGAGCATTGATTTGGTTCCTAATTTGGCTTTGAAGCTCTTAATCAAACAGCATTGCTCTATGAATGGCATTCCATTTGTGGAAACTGGAAGGCGTAATCGCGATAATATTAAGTTAGTTGCTACAAGCAGTGTGACTACTGAGCAGGTTATGAAATTGCTTGCCAGTTTTCTTGTTGGCAGGCTGATTGCTGGATCAATGGAACAGAAAAATAAGGCTGCTTTCGAGATTCGTTTGCTCACCAAAACAAGCATTTTTAATAGGTCTTGTTTGGTGGAAGCTGGTGCAACCCCACCTCTTCTGAATCTTGTTACTTCAAGGGATTCCTCTTATCAAGAGAATGCAATGGCTGCGTTGTTGAATCTCGCAAAGAACTCTACGAGCAAAAGAATACTTGTTGAAAATGGAGGTTTGTTCTTGATATTTGATGTATTGAAAAAAGGACTAAAGATGGAAGCGAGACAGCATGCTGCTGGTACATTATTCTATCTTACATCAGTAGAAGAGTACCGTAAAATGATAGGGGAAAATCCACAGGCTATTCCATCACTTTTAGAGCTGCTCAGAAATGGCGCTGACCGTGGTAAAAAGAATGCCTTGGTCACCATTTTTGGCCTCCTAATGCGCCCTGAAAATCACTGGAGAGTAATTGCTGCTGGATTAGTCCCCTTGCTTGTTAATCTGTTGAAATCTTTCGAAAGGGAAGATCTCATTACAGATTCTTTAGCAGTTTTATCAAGTCTTTGTGAAAGGCTTGATGGAGCAATGGCTGTTCTTTATGCTGGAGCTTTACCTATTATTATCGATGTTTTGAATTCGTGCAATTCAAGGACAGCAAAGGAGCATTGTGTCTCATTGTTGCTGGCTTTGTGCATAAATGGTGGGGCAGATGCAGTTCCTGTTTTAGTAAAGAACTCATCTCTTATGGGACCTTTATATTCCCTCCTCGCCGAAGGCACTTCTAAAGCAAGCAAGAAAGCGAGTACACTCATCAGAATGTTGCATCAGTACAATGAGAAGACTACTTCTGGATTGATCACTCCAGTTTTTATAGAGGATCAATTCATCAATGTGtggtaa